In Xenorhabdus nematophila ATCC 19061, one DNA window encodes the following:
- a CDS encoding Fic family protein — translation MAMYQPPYTITPDILNRVVEIGELLGRWSMQAEISSPLLRKENRIRTIQASLAIEHNSLSTEQITAIIDGKRVLAPAKDIQEVRNAILAYEKLPDWQSSRLTDLLAAHRLLMTGLVDRPGQLRWGDVGIYREKQLIHMAPPANQLPRLIDELLGWLKRTDIHPLIASSIFHYEFEFIHPFSDGNGRMGRLWQTLILSEWRPELAWLPVETLIHYQQQDYYQVLRECDHTSDCTPFINFMLKKLAEALREGLDMQKHHSVAMSVEMSVEMSVEMSVENLQPLNATSQKILSIISGCPAITIAQLADELAVSRRTIERNMKVLQDTGRLVRVGAKKGGYWRIG, via the coding sequence ATGGCCATGTACCAACCCCCTTACACTATTACACCGGACATACTTAATCGAGTTGTGGAAATTGGTGAATTATTAGGGCGTTGGTCAATGCAAGCGGAGATCTCTTCACCGTTATTACGTAAAGAAAATCGCATTCGAACTATACAGGCATCATTGGCAATTGAGCATAATAGCTTATCTACCGAGCAGATTACGGCAATTATTGATGGGAAGCGCGTACTGGCACCTGCAAAGGATATTCAGGAAGTGCGTAATGCCATATTGGCTTACGAAAAATTACCAGATTGGCAGAGTTCACGATTAACGGATTTATTGGCTGCACATCGGTTATTAATGACGGGGCTGGTTGACAGACCGGGGCAATTACGTTGGGGAGACGTAGGAATTTATCGAGAAAAACAGTTAATCCATATGGCTCCGCCGGCTAATCAACTCCCACGATTGATCGACGAATTATTGGGATGGTTAAAACGAACGGATATCCATCCATTGATTGCCAGTTCAATTTTCCATTATGAATTTGAATTTATTCATCCCTTTTCTGATGGAAATGGCCGCATGGGGCGCTTGTGGCAAACATTGATTTTGAGCGAATGGCGTCCTGAATTAGCTTGGTTACCAGTAGAAACGTTAATTCATTATCAACAGCAAGATTATTATCAGGTGCTGAGAGAATGTGATCACACTAGCGACTGCACACCCTTTATCAACTTCATGCTGAAAAAATTAGCCGAAGCACTTAGAGAAGGTCTTGATATGCAAAAACATCATTCTGTCGCAATGTCGGTAGAAATGTCGGTAGAAATGTCGGTAGAAATGTCGGTAGAAAATTTACAGCCACTTAATGCAACTTCGCAAAAAATCTTATCTATTATTTCTGGTTGTCCTGCTATCACGATAGCTCAATTAGCGGATGAGTTAGCCGTAAGCCGTCGCACAATAGAACGTAACATGAAAGTATTACAGGATACCGGACGTTTAGTTCGCGTAGGTGCGAAGAAAGGCGGCTATTGGCGAATCGGGTAG
- a CDS encoding YbdD/YjiX family protein, with translation MFGNLGRAGKYLGQAARMLVGVPDYDTYVEHMKENHPDKPYMTYEEFFRERQNARYGGDGKGGMRCC, from the coding sequence ATGTTTGGCAATCTTGGCCGGGCCGGCAAATATTTGGGACAGGCTGCACGTATGTTGGTAGGCGTTCCTGACTATGACACTTATGTAGAACATATGAAGGAAAATCACCCAGATAAACCTTATATGACCTATGAGGAGTTTTTCCGTGAGCGCCAGAATGCCCGTTATGGTGGTGATGGCAAAGGTGGTATGCGCTGCTGTTAA
- a CDS encoding carbon starvation CstA family protein, whose product MNNNKLLKHIPWMILGIIGAFCLGVVALRRGEHISALWIIVASVAVYLVAYRYYSLYIATRVMKLDATRATPAVVNNDGLNYVPTNKNVLFGHHFAAIAGAGPLVGPVLAAQVGYLPGTLWLLAGVVLAGAVQDFIVLFISSRRNGASLGEIVKEEMGRVPGTIALFGCFLIMIIILAVLALIVVKALAESPWGVFTVCSTVPIALFMGIYMRYIRPGRVGEVSVMGILMLVAAIWFGGVVAADPYWGPALTFKDTTITYALIGYAFVSALLPVWLILAPRDYLATFLKIGVIVGLAIGIVILNPELKMPAVTQYIDGTGPVWKGTLFPFLFITIACGAVSGFHALISSGTTPKLLANEKDARFIGYGAMLMESFVAIMALVAASIIEPGLYFAMNTPPAALGITMPDLHNLGTAEAPMIMASLKEATTHAAATVSSWGFVISPEQILQTAKDIGEPSVLNRAGGAPTLAVGIAHVFHQIIPAADMGFWYHFGILFEALFILTALDAGTRSGRFMLQDLLGNFVPFLKKTDSLIAGIIGTAGCVGLWGYLLYQGVVDPLGGVKSLWPLFGISNQMLAAVALVLGTVILIKMKRTRYIWVTVIPAVWLLICTTWALGLKLFSNDPRLEGFLFLAKEYKQRIAEGGAELTVQQISNMNHIVVNNYTNAGLSILFFVVVYSIIVYGIKVAIKASKNPARSDHETPYVPVPEGGVKVSSTH is encoded by the coding sequence ATGAACAATAATAAATTGTTAAAACATATCCCCTGGATGATATTGGGGATAATCGGCGCATTTTGTCTTGGGGTTGTTGCGCTACGTCGGGGAGAACATATCAGTGCCTTATGGATTATTGTTGCTTCTGTCGCGGTTTATTTAGTTGCTTATCGGTACTACAGCCTTTATATCGCAACGCGGGTCATGAAGCTGGATGCTACGCGAGCGACGCCCGCGGTCGTCAATAATGATGGGCTAAACTACGTTCCTACCAATAAAAATGTCCTGTTTGGCCATCACTTTGCCGCCATTGCCGGGGCGGGTCCATTGGTAGGGCCTGTGTTAGCGGCACAGGTGGGATATTTGCCGGGAACATTATGGCTGTTGGCCGGAGTGGTGCTGGCAGGGGCGGTACAGGACTTTATCGTGCTGTTTATCTCTTCCCGCCGCAATGGTGCATCATTGGGTGAGATAGTCAAAGAAGAAATGGGGCGTGTGCCGGGCACGATTGCGCTGTTTGGCTGTTTCTTGATTATGATCATCATTCTGGCCGTGTTGGCCTTGATAGTTGTGAAAGCATTGGCGGAAAGCCCGTGGGGCGTATTTACCGTTTGTTCAACGGTGCCCATTGCGCTTTTCATGGGAATTTACATGCGATATATCCGTCCGGGACGGGTGGGTGAAGTTTCCGTGATGGGTATTCTCATGCTGGTCGCCGCTATTTGGTTTGGTGGTGTTGTTGCCGCTGATCCTTATTGGGGTCCTGCGCTGACGTTCAAAGATACAACGATCACTTATGCGTTGATTGGTTATGCGTTTGTCTCTGCACTGTTGCCAGTATGGCTGATTTTGGCTCCGCGTGATTATCTGGCGACTTTCCTGAAAATTGGGGTGATTGTTGGTCTCGCCATTGGGATTGTTATCCTGAACCCTGAGCTGAAAATGCCGGCTGTAACTCAATACATTGATGGTACAGGCCCTGTTTGGAAAGGCACGCTGTTCCCATTCTTGTTCATTACCATTGCATGTGGTGCAGTATCTGGTTTTCACGCGCTGATTTCTTCGGGAACAACGCCTAAATTGCTGGCAAATGAAAAAGATGCCCGTTTCATCGGTTATGGTGCGATGTTAATGGAGTCATTTGTGGCGATCATGGCACTGGTTGCTGCATCCATTATCGAGCCGGGTCTGTATTTTGCGATGAATACACCGCCGGCCGCATTGGGTATTACCATGCCTGATTTGCATAACTTAGGCACGGCAGAAGCACCGATGATCATGGCGTCTTTGAAAGAAGCCACAACCCATGCCGCAGCAACCGTCAGTTCCTGGGGTTTTGTTATTTCACCCGAGCAAATTCTGCAAACGGCCAAAGATATTGGTGAGCCTTCTGTTCTGAACCGTGCCGGCGGGGCACCCACTTTAGCGGTAGGTATCGCACACGTATTCCACCAGATCATACCCGCAGCGGATATGGGCTTCTGGTATCACTTTGGCATTCTGTTTGAAGCGTTGTTTATTCTGACTGCTCTGGATGCAGGTACGCGTTCTGGCCGTTTTATGCTACAGGATCTCTTAGGTAATTTTGTTCCGTTCCTGAAAAAAACGGACTCTCTGATTGCCGGTATTATCGGCACAGCGGGTTGCGTGGGACTTTGGGGTTACTTGCTATACCAAGGTGTTGTTGATCCATTAGGCGGAGTTAAGAGCCTGTGGCCGCTATTTGGTATCTCTAACCAGATGTTGGCGGCTGTTGCTCTGGTACTGGGAACGGTCATCTTGATCAAGATGAAACGTACCAGGTACATCTGGGTGACAGTGATCCCGGCGGTTTGGTTGCTGATTTGTACGACATGGGCATTGGGGCTGAAATTGTTCAGTAATGACCCACGGCTTGAGGGATTCTTATTCCTCGCTAAAGAGTACAAGCAGCGGATTGCTGAAGGCGGCGCAGAATTGACGGTTCAGCAAATCAGTAACATGAATCACATTGTTGTCAATAACTATACCAATGCGGGCTTAAGTATCCTGTTCTTTGTGGTGGTGTATAGCATCATTGTTTATGGTATCAAAGTCGCGATCAAGGCAAGCAAAAACCCAGCACGTAGTGATCACGAAACGCCTTATGTTCCGGTTCCGGAAGGTGGAGTAAAAGTGTCTTCTACTCACTGA